A stretch of the Porites lutea chromosome 12, jaPorLute2.1, whole genome shotgun sequence genome encodes the following:
- the LOC140921376 gene encoding histone chaperone asf1a-A-like: MAKVHINDVTVCENPSPFLSNFQFQITFECTEELDEDLEWKIIYVGSAESDEYDQVLDSVFVGPVPIGRHAFVFEAKSPDPSKIPDEDLVGVTVVLLTCSFKDREFVRVGYYVNNEYTEEEMRENPPARPVIEKLQRNILHSKPRVTRFKIDW; encoded by the exons ATGGCTAAAGTACACATCAATGATGTGACCGTTTGCGAAAATCCTTCGCCTTTCTTGAGCAACTTCCAATTTCAGATTACCTTCGAATGCACCGAGGAACTTGACGAAG ATTTAGAATGGAAAATTATATATGTTGGCTCTGCCGAAAGCGATGAATACGATCAAGTGCTGGACTCAGTGTTTGTGGGACCAGTTCCAATAGGAAGACACGCGTTTGTTTTTGAG GCAAAATCCCCGGATCCAAGTAAAATTCCGGACGAAGACCTGGTTGGTGTTACTGTGGTTCTTTTAACCTGCTCCTTTAAAGACAGAGAGTTTGTACGGGTTGGATACTATGTAAATAATGAGTATACAGAGGAAGAGATGAGAGAAAATCCCCCTGCAAGACCAGTTATAGAAAAG cttCAAAGAAACATTCTTCACTCAAAGCCACGAGTAACAAGATTTAAAATCGACTGGTAG
- the LOC140921830 gene encoding uncharacterized protein — MSRDQRKISRSLEEGSILASTDQLAPISQTDNELKQKLEAIKTSHKLSNKRIRQETRELKKILYDLQKELKVSKGAHGRYIPSLLNQPQGRLRRTTVSSVPQEDRKEASQFERDQQGRVKKGLNHDFTRRRRSGSFPPISQTDLEKTRQSYSLTPSQHDENNTIPARPREELQRLSPCTQPGLPSQLDSNQGPEIISSPYEQQQSEKQYLATTVCGKFATREDPITSNSPRSSYQSPQLYKTSASRRETRSLWQKPSIVDEYSIKSNQNEQRKKRLSVIHNNLQSTGSIGIKAETPKTTLHGKFDTGHDPEYTPFDSLPAGIVGGRRLSTVTHGRVRKPSRTKGLPPLKEEKTMTTPERTTAEMWSDLANCRYLRKEEKELSMDDIFGKD, encoded by the coding sequence ATGAGCAGAGACCAAAGGAAAATATCTCGATCTCTAGAAGAAGGTTCTATTCTAGCGTCCACCGACCAATTGGCACCAATTTCGCAAACTGACAACGAACTTAAACAGAAATTAGAGGCAATCAAAACTTCTCATAAATTGTCAAACAAGAGGATTAGGCAGGAAACACGCGAACTCAAGAAAATTCTGTATGACTTGCAGAAAGAGCTGAAGGTCTCAAAGGGAGCACATGGACGGTATATTCCATCTTTACTTAATCAGCCTCAAGGACGCTTAAGAAGAACCACTGTTAGTTCTGTTCCACAAGAGGACCGAAAGGAGGCTTCTCAGTTCGAGCGAGATCAACAGGGAAGAGTTAAAAAGGGGCTGAATCATGATTTTACGAGAAGGCGTAGAAGTGGTAGTTTTCCTCCTATTTCGCAAACAGATTTGGAGAAAACCCGGCAATCTTATTCCTTAACGCCCTCTCAACACGATGAGAACAACACTATACCAGCAAGGCCACGAGAGGAATTGCAAAGACTTTCTCCTTGTACGCAACCTGGTCTCCCAAGTCAGTTAGACAGCAATCAAGGACCAGAGATAATAAGTTCTCCTTATGAGCAGCagcaaagtgaaaaacaatattTGGCGACTACAGTTTGTGGAAAATTTGCAACGAGAGAGGACCCTATTACATCAAATTCACCACGTTCTTCATATCAAAGTCCTCAACTTTATAAAACATCAGCGAGCAGAAGAGAAACTAGATCACTATGGCAAAAGCCCAGTATTGTCGACGAATATTCGATAAAATCGAATCAAAACGAGCAGCGGAAAAAAAGACTAAGCGTGATTCACAATAACTTGCAGAGTACAGGGAGTATCGGAATTAAGGCAGAGACGCCCAAGACTACTTTGCATGGAAAGTTTGACACTGGACACGATCCGGAGTATACGCCGTTTGACTCGCTACCGGCAGGGATTGTTGGGGGACGAAGACTGAGTACAGTCACTCATGGTAGGGTTAGAAAACCTTCCAGGACAAAAGGACTTCCGCCTTTGAAAGAGGAAAAAACTATGACAACGCCTGAAAGAACAACCGCAGAAATGTGGAGTGATTTAGCAAACTGTAGATACTTGAGAAAAGAAGAGAAGGAATTAAGTATGGATGATATATTTGGTAAAGACTAA
- the LOC140921508 gene encoding uncharacterized protein, with protein MEFNNSSNTEISNCQVSIAESVNTLRFNKIDDKHDVDVDGLQIILKHNKSPKSGLLKSRFRTTGAARIVHTNSLSVLQNSSTTDLTYGSNDIQDREETPSIGDKDLFSLPVVNSCDMRVHHTSDGVPSITVHQDREYRVTSKPSTKQDLDPNFLMPTESSVEEARYMLASRRSSFPCIGQNMPRKSLDMVIEEQSCETPDGDKGLTSLTSLGVPRHRSRSRSLDNTVETNNSFAAFKESLKVRNVKRKVLGT; from the exons ATGGAATTTAACAATTCCAGCAACACTGAAATTTCTAACTGTCAAGTCTCTATCGCAGAAAGTGTGAACACTCTACGCTTTAACAAAATCGACGATAAACACGACGTCGACGTTGACGGCCTACAGATAATTTTAAAGCACAATAAATCACCGAAAAGTGGGCTTTTAAAGTCAAGATTTAGAACAACTGGTGCTGCACGTATCGTTCACACAAACTCATTATCTGTTCTACAAAATTCATCGACGACTGATTTAACATATGGATCGAACGATATTCAAGACCGAGAAGAAACGCCATCAATTGGAGATAAAGACCTATTTTCATTGCCTGTTGTAAATAGCTGCGATATGCGGGTGCACCATACTTCTGATGGAGTTCCAAGTATTACAGTACACCAAGATAGAGAGTATCGCGTCACAAGTAAACCCTCTACCAAACAAGATTTGGATCCCAATTTCTTGATGCCAACTGAA TCAAGTGTTGAAGAAGCCAGATATATGCTAGCGTCCAGAAGAAGCTCCTTTCCGTGCATTGGTCAAAATATGCCACGCAAGAGTCTTGATATGGTGATAGAAGAGCAGTCATGTGAAACTCCAGATGGGGACAAAGGACTGACGTCACTGACTTCTCTTGGGGTTCCTCGGCATAGAAGCAGGTCACGGAGTCTGGATAACACCGTGGAAACAAATAACAGTTTTGCTGCCTTCAAGGAATCTCTTAAG GTTCGAAACGTCAAGAGAAAAGTGCTTGGTACCTGA